One genomic region from Curtobacterium sp. 9128 encodes:
- a CDS encoding 6-phosphofructokinase, whose amino-acid sequence MRIGILTSGGDCPGLNAVIRAAVLKGIAIHGHEFVGFRDGWRGVVEGDIVPLGRKDIQGIAKQGGTILGTSRTNPFEGEKGGVENIERMLERHGIDAIIAIGGEGTLAAAKRLTDAGLKIVGVPKTVDNDLGATDYTFGFDTAVEIATEAMDRLRTTGESHSRCMVAEVMGRHVGWIALQSGMAAGAHAILIPEQKTSLEQIASWVRSAYDRGRAPLVVVAEGFVPDHEDNAHSERGLDAFGRPRLGGIGERLAPLIEEMTGIETRATTLGHIQRGGTPTAYDRVLSTRLGLAAIDSVVEERWGRMVALRGTDIVHVSFEDALGELKTVPQARFDEAAILFG is encoded by the coding sequence ATGCGCATCGGCATCCTCACCTCCGGCGGCGACTGCCCCGGCCTCAACGCGGTCATCCGTGCCGCGGTCCTCAAGGGCATCGCGATCCACGGCCACGAGTTCGTCGGCTTCCGCGACGGCTGGCGCGGCGTCGTGGAGGGCGACATCGTCCCGCTCGGCCGCAAGGACATCCAGGGCATCGCGAAGCAGGGCGGCACGATCCTCGGGACGAGCCGGACGAACCCGTTCGAGGGCGAGAAGGGCGGCGTGGAGAACATCGAGCGCATGCTCGAGCGCCACGGCATCGACGCCATCATCGCGATCGGCGGCGAGGGCACCCTGGCGGCGGCGAAGCGGCTCACCGATGCCGGGCTGAAGATCGTCGGCGTCCCGAAGACGGTCGACAACGACCTCGGCGCCACCGACTACACGTTCGGCTTCGACACCGCGGTCGAGATCGCGACCGAGGCGATGGACCGCCTGCGCACCACCGGCGAGTCGCATTCGCGCTGCATGGTCGCCGAGGTGATGGGCCGGCACGTCGGCTGGATCGCACTGCAGTCCGGCATGGCGGCCGGTGCGCACGCGATCCTCATCCCGGAGCAGAAGACCTCGCTCGAACAGATCGCGTCCTGGGTCCGGTCCGCGTACGACCGCGGCCGCGCGCCGCTCGTCGTCGTCGCCGAGGGGTTCGTCCCCGACCACGAGGACAACGCGCACTCCGAGCGCGGGCTCGACGCCTTCGGCCGCCCGCGGCTCGGGGGCATCGGCGAGCGCCTGGCACCGCTCATCGAGGAGATGACGGGCATCGAGACACGTGCGACGACGCTCGGCCACATCCAGCGCGGCGGCACCCCGACGGCGTACGACCGGGTGCTCTCGACGCGCCTGGGCCTGGCGGCGATCGACTCCGTGGTCGAGGAGCGCTGGGGACGGATGGTGGCGCTCCGTGGCACGGACATCGTGCACGTGTCGTTCGAGGACGCGCTCGGTGAGCTGAAGACCGTGCCGCAGGCGCGGTTCGACGAGGCCGCCATCCTGTTCGGGTGA
- a CDS encoding DNA-3-methyladenine glycosylase 2 family protein: protein MRLARLDPAPTGGVRRFDTVYRPGGPVHVAATLRPLQRGSGDPAFRVVGSDVWLALRTPDGPASVAIRQAGDSIGISAWGDGAEWAVEHGPDLVGRGDDWSDLDVSSHAFLADARHRQPGLRLCRTNTVVAMLVPAIMEQKVTSRQAWGAWRYLLRKYGTPAPGPAPVGMIVPPSAAEWAKVPSWEWHRAGIEPGRSATVMRAVKVAPALERTLALGRGGTVVAARLQSIPGIGKWTAAETAQRSHGDPDSPSVGDYHVPALVGWALTGGPVDDDGMLELLEPWRGHRERVVRLIGGSGFRKPAFGPRMTIQDHRHH, encoded by the coding sequence ATGCGCCTCGCCCGTCTCGACCCGGCTCCGACCGGCGGCGTGCGACGGTTCGACACGGTCTACCGGCCAGGAGGCCCTGTGCACGTGGCCGCGACGCTCCGGCCCCTGCAGCGCGGCTCCGGCGACCCCGCGTTCCGGGTGGTCGGCTCGGACGTGTGGCTCGCGTTGCGCACGCCGGACGGGCCCGCGTCGGTGGCGATCCGGCAGGCCGGGGACTCGATCGGGATCTCCGCGTGGGGGGACGGCGCGGAGTGGGCGGTCGAGCACGGACCGGACCTGGTCGGGCGTGGCGACGACTGGTCCGACCTCGACGTGTCCTCGCACGCGTTCCTCGCCGACGCCCGGCACCGGCAGCCGGGGCTGCGGTTGTGCCGGACGAACACGGTCGTCGCGATGCTCGTGCCGGCGATCATGGAGCAGAAGGTCACCTCCCGGCAGGCATGGGGTGCATGGCGGTACCTGTTGCGCAAGTACGGCACCCCGGCACCAGGGCCCGCCCCCGTCGGGATGATCGTGCCGCCGTCCGCCGCCGAGTGGGCGAAGGTGCCGAGCTGGGAGTGGCACCGAGCCGGCATCGAACCCGGGCGCTCGGCAACGGTCATGCGTGCCGTGAAGGTCGCCCCGGCCCTCGAACGGACGCTGGCGCTCGGCCGCGGGGGCACGGTCGTCGCCGCCCGGCTGCAATCGATCCCCGGCATCGGGAAGTGGACCGCTGCCGAGACGGCGCAGCGCTCCCACGGCGACCCGGACTCCCCGAGCGTCGGGGATTACCACGTGCCGGCGCTCGTCGGGTGGGCGCTGACGGGAGGCCCGGTGGACGACGACGGCATGCTCGAACTCCTCGAGCCCTGGCGTGGGCACCGCGAGCGGGTCGTGCGGCTCATCGGCGGCAGCGGTTTCCGGAAGCCCGCGTTCGGCCCCCGCATGACGATCCAGGACCACCGCCACCACTGA
- a CDS encoding YceI family protein encodes MRTRTKVLLGIAAGVVVIGAAGVIGGPIVYANLVNGSAEAEPTLAPTGGATLDPADADGTWQAGNDSFAGYRVHEVLRGQDVTVTGRTKDVDATATVADGSLDRATVTVQVASIATPESARDEYFRSQALQTDRFPTATFRVTDPVDVRAALAGTDRDVTLRGDLTMHGVTKTVEADAQLGVDGDGHVQVAGSIPVTFADYGVDAPDLGFVKVDGSGAVEFSLELTR; translated from the coding sequence ATGAGGACTCGGACCAAGGTGCTGCTCGGGATCGCCGCAGGCGTGGTCGTCATCGGCGCGGCCGGTGTGATCGGCGGACCGATCGTCTACGCGAACCTCGTGAACGGCTCGGCGGAGGCCGAGCCGACGCTCGCCCCGACCGGCGGGGCGACGCTCGACCCGGCCGATGCCGACGGCACGTGGCAGGCGGGCAACGACTCCTTCGCCGGGTACCGGGTGCACGAGGTCCTCCGGGGCCAGGATGTGACCGTGACCGGACGCACGAAGGACGTCGACGCCACCGCCACCGTGGCCGACGGGTCGCTCGATCGTGCGACGGTCACCGTGCAGGTCGCCTCGATCGCCACCCCCGAGTCGGCCCGCGACGAGTACTTCCGCTCCCAGGCCCTGCAGACCGACCGCTTCCCCACCGCCACCTTCCGGGTGACCGACCCCGTCGACGTGCGGGCGGCGCTCGCCGGCACCGACCGGGACGTGACCCTCCGCGGCGACCTGACCATGCACGGTGTGACGAAGACGGTGGAGGCGGACGCGCAGCTCGGGGTCGACGGCGACGGGCACGTCCAGGTCGCCGGGTCGATCCCGGTCACGTTCGCCGACTACGGCGTCGACGCGCCCGACCTCGGCTTCGTGAAGGTCGACGGCTCCGGCGCGGTCGAGTTCTCCCTCGAGCTGACGCGGTGA
- a CDS encoding sigma-70 family RNA polymerase sigma factor has translation MTVGERPADEPLVALHAEHGDALLRYVRHLTADRALADDVVQETLVRAWQRPAVLEREPDAARAWLFTVARNLVVDDARSARHRREFGTETPVDEVQPDRTDAVLDGIVVADALAALSPEHRRVVVDAYWLGHTVPEIARRHGIPEGTAKSRLHYGLRALRLALQERGVTR, from the coding sequence GTGACCGTGGGGGAGCGTCCCGCCGACGAACCGCTCGTGGCGCTGCACGCCGAGCACGGGGACGCGCTGCTGCGGTACGTGCGGCACCTCACTGCGGACCGAGCGCTCGCCGATGACGTGGTGCAGGAGACCCTGGTGCGGGCGTGGCAGCGACCAGCGGTGCTCGAGCGCGAGCCCGATGCTGCTCGGGCCTGGCTGTTCACCGTCGCGCGGAACCTGGTCGTCGATGACGCCCGCTCCGCCCGGCACCGACGCGAGTTCGGGACGGAGACCCCGGTCGACGAGGTGCAACCCGACCGGACAGACGCGGTGCTCGACGGCATCGTCGTCGCCGACGCACTCGCAGCACTCTCACCCGAGCACCGGCGGGTCGTCGTCGACGCGTACTGGCTCGGCCACACCGTCCCCGAGATCGCCCGCCGCCACGGCATCCCCGAGGGCACCGCGAAGTCCCGCCTGCACTACGGCCTCCGCGCACTCCGACTCGCACTGCAGGAACGAGGGGTGACCCGATGA
- a CDS encoding zf-HC2 domain-containing protein codes for MTEDRYRDWDAAYVLGSLPSDERLEYERHLETCAACRAAVAELAGMPGLLGRLPAEDAVAIADPDGRPDPAPARPLATVAHRVRTRRRRRRVLVTVTAGLAVVAAVLGGVAIGAARVGPAPTSVSAGSERYAMSPVAAAGLRVDLDVTRKAWGTRFDWGCTYGGRDWGNGSSVMYDLVVVRKDGTDETVASWTASGRSAAGLAAATDVPLGSIASVEVRLHGDTRTLATVRI; via the coding sequence ATGACCGAGGACCGCTACCGGGACTGGGACGCCGCGTACGTGCTCGGCTCGCTGCCGAGCGACGAGCGGCTCGAGTACGAACGGCACCTGGAGACGTGCGCCGCGTGCCGCGCCGCCGTCGCGGAGTTGGCCGGCATGCCGGGGCTGCTCGGTCGGTTGCCTGCCGAGGACGCCGTCGCGATCGCGGACCCGGACGGGAGGCCCGACCCGGCTCCGGCACGCCCGCTCGCCACGGTCGCGCACCGGGTGAGGACCCGCCGTCGCCGCCGCAGGGTGCTGGTCACCGTCACCGCGGGGCTCGCCGTCGTGGCCGCCGTGCTCGGCGGGGTCGCGATCGGTGCAGCCCGCGTTGGTCCGGCTCCGACGTCCGTGTCCGCAGGGTCCGAGCGCTACGCGATGTCGCCCGTCGCGGCCGCCGGGCTGCGGGTGGACCTCGACGTGACCCGGAAGGCCTGGGGGACCCGGTTCGACTGGGGCTGCACGTACGGCGGCCGCGACTGGGGGAACGGCAGCAGCGTCATGTACGACCTCGTCGTGGTGCGGAAGGACGGCACCGACGAGACCGTGGCGTCGTGGACGGCGTCCGGGCGCTCGGCTGCCGGCCTCGCGGCGGCGACGGACGTGCCGCTCGGCTCGATCGCGTCGGTCGAGGTCCGGTTGCACGGCGACACGAGGACCCTGGCGACCGTCCGGATCTGA
- a CDS encoding MarR family winged helix-turn-helix transcriptional regulator: MSKQGDGGHDWATWDAYHDVWRRLDRALDHAVQHGAGISIPEFEILIGLHRQPDHRLRVRDVAAGIGWEKSRVSHQVTRMVSRGLVERADCPTDGRGSWVVMTPDGRRAVLAGIRAHTAALEQLFWKPVGDHADTLRSVSARVQDALGPVDPVHD, from the coding sequence ATGTCGAAGCAGGGCGATGGCGGCCACGACTGGGCCACCTGGGACGCGTACCACGACGTGTGGAGACGTCTCGACCGCGCCCTCGACCACGCCGTGCAGCACGGCGCGGGCATCTCGATCCCGGAGTTCGAGATCCTGATCGGGCTGCACCGGCAGCCGGACCACCGCTTGCGTGTGCGGGACGTCGCGGCCGGCATCGGCTGGGAGAAGTCCCGCGTCAGCCACCAGGTCACGCGCATGGTGTCCCGCGGCCTGGTCGAGCGCGCGGACTGCCCGACGGACGGCCGCGGCAGCTGGGTCGTGATGACGCCGGACGGCCGCCGCGCGGTGCTCGCCGGCATCCGCGCGCACACCGCCGCACTCGAGCAGCTGTTCTGGAAGCCCGTGGGCGACCACGCGGACACGCTGCGGTCGGTCAGCGCCCGGGTCCAGGACGCGCTCGGCCCGGTCGACCCCGTGCACGACTGA